In a single window of the Desulfovibrio mangrovi genome:
- a CDS encoding potassium channel family protein encodes MDFAKAKRQAYADMRLWQRPYFILFCYLFTACFYSLVYFLHYREFRQLSHSLLDAFYFSMITITTLGYGDITPASQLAKCIVASEATLGVIVIGMFLNSLASFYARVREEMEKDETRLKRLWNITKRLDLIEPAAVILLIAINSMMAKKVKKFSSAELRTMSFHVGDLKELFAPSLFYRAGMSTPSVFFYFDCLRKFVAKVDLLVAQDDMSLERERARRIVNLLRKIESTDVEPAIREGYARKLGDGRREADVIRLYLSRIRKDPDTIPLRTVVTPVFILRDQIRLVMELLMELAELSEGVDRKAVA; translated from the coding sequence ATGGACTTCGCCAAGGCTAAACGGCAGGCCTATGCCGACATGCGGTTGTGGCAGCGCCCCTATTTCATCCTCTTCTGCTACCTGTTCACGGCCTGCTTCTATTCTCTCGTCTACTTTTTGCACTACCGGGAATTCAGGCAGCTGAGCCACAGCCTGCTCGACGCCTTCTACTTTTCCATGATCACCATCACCACGCTCGGCTATGGCGATATTACGCCAGCCTCGCAGCTGGCCAAGTGCATAGTGGCTTCAGAAGCCACTCTGGGCGTGATTGTCATAGGCATGTTCCTCAATTCGCTGGCAAGCTTTTACGCCCGTGTACGTGAGGAAATGGAAAAGGACGAAACAAGATTGAAGCGGTTGTGGAATATCACCAAGCGCCTTGATCTTATCGAACCTGCAGCCGTCATTCTGCTGATTGCGATCAACAGCATGATGGCCAAGAAGGTGAAGAAGTTCTCCTCCGCAGAACTGCGCACCATGTCGTTTCACGTGGGGGACCTGAAAGAGCTGTTTGCGCCCAGCCTGTTCTACAGGGCCGGCATGTCCACGCCTTCCGTGTTCTTCTATTTTGACTGCCTGCGCAAATTCGTCGCCAAGGTGGATCTGCTGGTGGCGCAGGACGATATGTCGCTGGAGCGGGAACGTGCGCGGCGCATAGTGAACCTGCTGCGCAAGATTGAATCCACGGACGTGGAACCCGCCATACGCGAAGGGTATGCCCGGAAGCTGGGCGACGGCAGGCGCGAGGCGGATGTCATACGGCTCTATCTGAGCCGTATCCGCAAGGACCCCGATACCATTCCCCTGCGCACGGTGGTGACCCCCGTGTTCATCCTGCGGGACCAGATTCGGCTGGTCATGGAACTGCTCATG